In the Caenorhabditis elegans chromosome X genome, one interval contains:
- the nlp-2 gene encoding Neuropeptide-Like Protein (Product from WormBase gene class nlp;~Confirmed by transcript evidence) encodes MRATLVLFALLCAVYSEAVPLQVYRPDESSAVDVVVLENSPELYDSEDEDEWKQEEEFTEGAMGKRSIALGRSGFRPGKRSMDNFHTVDVSDLIMKRSMAMGRLGLRPGKRSMAYGRQGFRPGKRSMAYGRQGFRPGKRSMAYGRQGFRPGKRSNDMKEVFPQHVPEIYII; translated from the exons ATGCGAGCAACCCTCGTGCTTTTTGCTTTGCTCTGCGCAGTTTATTCTGAAGCAGTTCCGCTTCAGGTCTATCGTCCTGACGAATCATCG gCTGTCGATGTGGTTGTCCTTGAGAACTCTCCCGAACTGTACGACTctgaagatgaagatgaatgGAAACAAGAGGAAGAGTTCACTGAAGGAGCAATGGGCAAACGAAGCATTGCTCTCGGACGAAGCGGATTCCGCCCTGGAAAACGGAGCATGGACAACTTTCACACTGTGGATGTTAG TGATCTCATCATGAAACGATCAATGGCAATGGGAAGATTGGGACTGCGTCCGGGCAAGCGTTCAATGGCCTACGGCAGACAAGGATTCCGGCCGGGAAAGAGATCCATGGCATATGGACGGCAAGGATTCCGGCCAGGAAAGCGCTCAATGGCCTACGGTCGTCAAGGATTCCGGCCAGGAAAGAGAAGCAATGACATGAAGGAGGTCTTCCCACAACACGTTCCAGAAATCTATATAATCTAG
- the nlp-23 gene encoding Neuropeptide-Like Protein (Product from WormBase gene class nlp;~Confirmed by transcript evidence), which yields MAAHLVIWMALLGVSAHALELGFYSEHPTSKDDSYESQLLDSNDLDQDDAVDLATPMIVIPNDEDEIYADEEPEPLTMEKRLYISRQGFRPAKRSMAIGRAGMRPGKRAFAAGWNRGKRSMPFAESYYPLYRNDFSE from the exons ATGGCAGCTCACCTCGTCATTTGGATGGCACTTCTTGGAGTCTCAGCTCATGCTTTGGAGCTGGGTTTTTACTCG GAACATCCAACGTCTAAAGATGATTCCTACGAATCCCAACTTTTAGATTCTAATGACCTAGACCAAGATGATGCTGTCGACTTGGCGACCCCTATGATTGTTATCCCAAACGACGAAGATGAGATCTATGCCGATGAAGAACCGGAGCCACTAACTATGGAGAAGCGTCTTTATATCAGTCGTCAAGGATTCCGGCCAGCAAAGCGATCAATGGCAATTGGCAGAGCTGGAATGCGCCCAGGGAAGCGTGCATTTGCAGCTGGATGGAACCGCGGAAAGCGATCAATGCCATTTGCAGAGAGCTATTATCCTCTTTACCGCAATGATTTCTCGgagtaa
- the nlp-22 gene encoding Neuropeptide-Like Protein (Product from WormBase gene class nlp;~Confirmed by transcript evidence), with amino-acid sequence MRSIIVFIGLTIFALDILLVQTSALGLQGGIDVFRGLGVVDQVDFNQILHRANYLRNTREGRLRYWRLRTLPIMKKSIAIGRAGFRPGKRTTDELTGFPIGV; translated from the exons ATGCGTTCCATAATCGTCTTCATCGGATTGACGATCTTCGCGTTGGACATTCTTCTGGTCCAGACCTCAGCTCTTGGGCTTCAG GGTGGAATCGATGTCTTCCGCGGATTAGGAGTTGTCGATCAAGTCGATTTCAATCAGATCCTTCACCGAGCAAACTACCTGCGCAACACTCGTGAGGGGCGCTTGCGCTATTGGAGACTCCGAACCCTTCCAATCATGAAAAAGTCGATTGCGATTGGGCGAGCCGGATTCCGTCCAGGGAAACGAACAACGGACGAACTAACTGGATTCCCAATCGGAGTATGA